A stretch of Henckelia pumila isolate YLH828 chromosome 4, ASM3356847v2, whole genome shotgun sequence DNA encodes these proteins:
- the LOC140866480 gene encoding karrikin insensitive 2 receptor CA-like — protein sequence MGVAEDAHNARILGSGDRTIVLAHGFGTDQSVWKHLIPHLVDEYQVIVYDNMGAGTTNPDYFDFERYTTLEGYAYDVIAILEELGVQSCIYVGHSVSAMIGVIASITRPDLFTKLITISASPRYLNDPDYFGGFEVEEVQKLLEAMKSNYKSWCCGFAPLVVGGDMESAVVQEFSRTLFNMRPDIALTVAQTIFYSDVRPLLQHVTVPCHIIQSMKDLAVPVVVSEFLHQNIGSETIVEVMCTDGHLPQLSSPDVVVPVILRHIRNNIAV from the exons ATGGGAGTCGCCGAAGATGCTCATAATGCTAGAATCTTGGGGTCCGGGGACCGGACCATAGTCCTAGCACACGGATTCGGAACCGACCAATCCGTCTGGAAACACCTCATCCCACATCTTGTCGACGAGTATCAGGTCATCGTTTACGACAACATGGGGGCCGGAACCACGAATCCCGACTACTTTGACTTCGAGAGGTACACGACCCTTGAGGGTTACGCTTACGACGTGATTGCCATCTTGGAAGAACTCGGGGTGCAGTCGTGCATATACGTAGGACATTCCGTTTCCGCCATGATCGGAGTCATCGCCTCCATCACGCGGCCCGATCTTTTCACCAAACTCATCACCATTTCTGCTTCCCCAAG GTACCTTAATGACCCAGACTACTTCGGAGGATTCGAGGTAGAAGAAGTCCAAAAATTATTGGAAGCGATGAAATCGAATTACAAGTCGTGGTGCTGCGGGTTCGCGCCGTTGGTCGTCGGGGGCGATATGGAATCAGCAGTGGTCCAAGAGTTCAGTAGGACTTTATTCAACATGAGACCCGATATAGCATTAACTGTGGCACAAACAATATTTTACAGCGATGTTAGACCTCTACTACAGCATGTCACGGTCCCGTGTCACATCATTCAGAGCATGAAGGATTTGGCCGTGCCGGTTGTGGTTTCTGAGTTCCTCCACCAGAACATCGGCAGTGAGACAATAGTCGAGGTCATGTGCACCGACGGCCACTTGCCGCAGCTGAGCTCGCCGGACGTGGTGGTTCCGGTGATTCTTAGGCATATACGCAATAATATTGCTGTTTGa